From a region of the Corallococcus coralloides DSM 2259 genome:
- a CDS encoding MFS transporter has protein sequence MKTQDVGRALLALSLGGFGIGTTEFATMGILPQIASGLGTTIPRSGHVIAAYALGVVVGAPLVAIITARMSRRALLLLLMVAFTLGNTASALAPTIETLIAARFMAGLPHGAYFGVASVVGAELLGAGRKGRAVALIMAGLTVANIIGVPAATFLGQQLGWRSTFLLVGAIGLVTLLALWLWVPHVASLGGSSIRQELSALKQPQVWWTSLVGAVGFGGLFAVYSYIAPTLTFASGMTESALPWVLALFGVGMTVGAFLGGRLTDHSVTLAMWVGFAATTVVMVLFALTAQSPWAAVPLVFLIGVAAQFLAPAVQVRLMEASPGAPSLAASMSHSALNIANAAGAWVGGLVIAAGWGYLAPAWAAVAMTLVGAALFAIANRGAPSPAPARAGPA, from the coding sequence GTGAAGACACAAGACGTAGGCAGGGCGCTCCTGGCGTTGTCCCTGGGTGGCTTTGGCATCGGGACGACCGAGTTCGCCACCATGGGCATCCTCCCGCAGATCGCGAGCGGGCTCGGGACGACGATTCCCCGGAGCGGACATGTCATCGCCGCCTATGCGCTGGGCGTGGTCGTGGGAGCGCCGCTGGTCGCCATCATCACGGCGCGGATGTCGCGACGGGCGCTGCTGCTGCTCTTGATGGTGGCATTCACCCTGGGCAACACGGCGTCGGCGCTGGCGCCCACGATTGAAACACTCATCGCGGCCCGGTTCATGGCGGGCCTGCCGCACGGGGCCTACTTCGGAGTGGCCTCCGTCGTGGGAGCCGAGCTGTTGGGAGCCGGGCGCAAGGGACGCGCGGTGGCGTTGATCATGGCCGGGCTGACGGTGGCCAACATCATCGGCGTCCCGGCGGCGACGTTCCTCGGGCAGCAGTTGGGCTGGCGGAGCACGTTCCTGCTGGTGGGCGCCATCGGCCTGGTGACGCTCCTGGCCCTCTGGCTGTGGGTGCCGCACGTGGCGTCACTGGGCGGCAGCAGCATCCGTCAGGAGCTGTCCGCGCTGAAGCAGCCGCAGGTGTGGTGGACGTCGCTGGTGGGCGCGGTGGGCTTCGGGGGGCTGTTCGCGGTGTACAGCTACATCGCTCCGACGCTGACGTTCGCGTCGGGCATGACCGAGTCGGCGCTGCCGTGGGTGCTCGCGCTCTTCGGCGTGGGCATGACGGTGGGGGCGTTTCTGGGAGGCCGCCTCACGGACCACTCGGTGACGCTCGCGATGTGGGTGGGGTTTGCCGCGACGACGGTCGTGATGGTCCTGTTCGCGCTCACGGCCCAATCGCCCTGGGCGGCGGTGCCGCTGGTGTTCCTCATTGGCGTCGCGGCGCAATTCCTCGCGCCCGCGGTGCAGGTGCGGCTGATGGAGGCCTCGCCCGGCGCGCCGTCCCTGGCCGCGTCGATGTCGCACTCCGCCCTGAACATCGCCAACGCCGCGGGAGCCTGGGTGGGCGGCCTGGTCATCGCGGCCGGATGGGGCTATCTCGCGCCGGCCTGGGCCGCCGTGGCGATGACGCTCGTCGGAGCCGCCCTCTTCGCCATCGCGAACCGTGGCGCTCCCAGTCCCGCCCCGGCACGAGCCGGGCCCGCGTAG
- a CDS encoding carbonic anhydrase, which translates to MSAPYVSRVPFESVHPKTLAVYCSDGRFTEAVEDLARHLGHPRIDTLTLPGGPALLNRWASDYLESEGFTKAARFLIESHHIEDVLLLAHAGCGYYHAKHSALGPDIAVEQQLKDLHFGAKELQTAYPHLRIHLYYVRPHGKTIEFEPILREG; encoded by the coding sequence ATGAGCGCACCCTACGTCTCCCGCGTCCCCTTCGAGTCCGTCCACCCGAAGACCCTGGCCGTGTACTGCTCGGACGGGCGCTTCACCGAGGCCGTGGAGGACCTGGCCCGCCACCTGGGCCACCCCCGCATCGACACGCTCACCCTTCCTGGCGGCCCCGCGCTCCTCAACCGCTGGGCGTCGGACTACCTGGAGAGCGAGGGCTTCACGAAGGCCGCCCGCTTCCTCATCGAAAGCCATCACATCGAGGATGTGCTGCTGCTGGCGCACGCGGGGTGCGGCTACTACCACGCGAAGCACAGCGCGCTGGGGCCGGACATCGCCGTGGAGCAGCAGCTGAAGGACCTGCACTTCGGCGCGAAGGAGTTGCAGACGGCGTACCCGCACCTGCGCATCCACCTCTATTACGTGCGCCCCCACGGGAAGACGATCGAGTTCGAGCCCATCCTCCGCGAGGGCTGA
- a CDS encoding RBBP9/YdeN family alpha/beta hydrolase encodes MTRSLVMVPRWAGSPDTDFHPWLTAKLRTPPPLFDDVRTLAMPTPGAPTIDGWVSTLAAEVGPVPAPSTVLLGHSVGCQAVMRYLSALPPGHTVEGAVFVAGWFEVDTPWDTLRPWLDTPMDFERIRAALRRCVVVLSDSDPFTSDFRRNTRLFEERLGAEVRLIPGGRHFNNPQEPAVLAALQECFSASR; translated from the coding sequence ATGACCCGCTCGCTCGTCATGGTCCCCCGCTGGGCCGGAAGCCCCGACACGGACTTCCATCCGTGGCTCACCGCGAAGCTGCGCACGCCGCCGCCCCTCTTCGACGACGTCCGCACGCTGGCCATGCCCACGCCGGGCGCGCCCACCATCGACGGCTGGGTGTCCACGCTCGCCGCGGAAGTGGGCCCGGTGCCCGCGCCCTCCACCGTGCTCCTGGGCCACAGCGTCGGCTGTCAGGCCGTGATGCGCTACCTGTCCGCGCTGCCACCGGGCCACACCGTGGAAGGCGCCGTGTTCGTCGCGGGCTGGTTCGAGGTCGACACACCCTGGGACACGCTGCGGCCGTGGCTGGACACGCCCATGGACTTCGAGCGGATCCGCGCCGCGCTCCGCCGCTGCGTGGTGGTGCTGTCGGACTCCGACCCCTTCACGTCCGACTTCCGCCGCAACACGCGCCTCTTCGAGGAGCGCCTGGGCGCCGAGGTCCGCCTCATCCCCGGGGGGCGCCACTTCAACAACCCCCAGGAGCCCGCCGTGCTGGCCGCGCTCCAGGAGTGCTTCAGCGCCTCACGCTGA
- a CDS encoding aminotransferase class IV, with product MHPQTVSVDGVVQRWEDLRLHDFSQGFFFGAGFFTTFRIDAGQPRFLARHLSRLRSSLDAFPTAVRAPVPSLLREDAVREALRRCLTADAAMGPRFTGVGKLAVSDGHVLCTFRPLPPELEALHQKGRELEGVEAGTYRRAERTVNHKGLAWFRQHALLPWMPVLTNEAEEVCELPTANLFVQLDGALVTPPLSAPCLPGIARAVLLAMASVDGLPVVERVLPLADLSRAQACFYSNAVALAVGVPRLLGRELPDSLRLAERARAALEARAIREG from the coding sequence ATGCACCCGCAGACCGTCTCCGTCGATGGCGTCGTCCAGCGCTGGGAGGACCTGCGCCTGCACGACTTCTCCCAGGGCTTCTTCTTCGGCGCGGGCTTCTTCACCACCTTCCGCATCGACGCCGGGCAGCCGAGGTTCCTCGCGCGGCACCTGTCCCGCCTGCGCTCGAGCCTGGACGCGTTCCCCACCGCCGTGCGCGCTCCGGTTCCTTCCCTCCTTCGCGAGGACGCCGTGCGGGAAGCCCTGCGCCGCTGTCTCACCGCGGATGCGGCGATGGGTCCCCGCTTCACCGGCGTGGGCAAGCTCGCGGTCAGCGACGGACACGTGCTGTGCACCTTCCGTCCCCTCCCCCCGGAGCTCGAAGCCCTGCACCAGAAGGGCCGCGAACTGGAAGGCGTGGAGGCCGGGACCTACCGGCGCGCGGAGCGCACGGTGAACCACAAGGGCCTGGCCTGGTTCCGCCAGCACGCGCTGCTGCCGTGGATGCCCGTGCTCACCAACGAGGCGGAGGAGGTCTGCGAGCTGCCCACCGCCAACCTCTTCGTGCAGCTGGACGGCGCGCTCGTCACGCCGCCCTTGTCCGCGCCGTGCCTGCCGGGCATCGCGCGCGCGGTGCTGCTGGCCATGGCGTCCGTGGATGGCCTGCCGGTGGTGGAGCGCGTGTTGCCACTCGCGGACCTGTCCCGGGCGCAGGCGTGCTTCTACAGCAACGCGGTGGCGCTGGCCGTGGGCGTCCCGAGGCTGCTGGGCCGGGAGCTCCCCGACAGCCTGCGGCTCGCGGAGCGGGCCCGCGCCGCGCTGGAGGCCCGGGCCATTCGCGAGGGCTGA
- a CDS encoding PAS domain-containing protein — translation MAVRQGQERTSPGRPASEAPSSIQALDALERISDAVFALDRSWRFTYLNSSSEWLLRRPREELLGRIVWDEFPEACGSIFEQEYQRALRDQVHVAFESYYKPLDAWLDVRAYPSSEGLTICFRDVSPRKRAEHALNESEKFLRSTLDSLSTHIAILDGQGTILAVNAAWKRFAHDNGCAEDDDRCGVGANYLEVTEAAHGENAEEAAAVAQGIRDILAGRSESFLLDYPCHEPGGGNRRWFLLRATRFIGSGPLRVVMAHENITARHEADEAHIRLIREEAAREEAEAARERMNAVLERITDGFAAFDRDRRFTYVNRHAETHFGLKREVLLGRRLEEVFSSNHGSAMAALVRRATGAQLPVEEEQPSLVDNRWLRVVAYPSPEGLSVYFRDITEKRRVELWGRFLSDMGAASTRSLDCAEVVRTVATLAVPTLADGCAIATQGGCLDEGASIEVAAVTHELADALRAACAPGAQTALGRSVAQALRTEAGVLLAAPSTNSPGVESAVAVPLTLQDHSLGVLLLVSAHPGLRYGNESLPLVEELARRTALALENARLYRTAKQAVAERDETLGIVSHDLRAPLNTITLLSRSAERSLLRTHEEAHAAEALRKVRLVVGNMEGLIDDLLEVARVESGRAMLDVEPLDVPRLLHQVQALNELLAADKALRLDVETEPGLPPVRADRARLVRVFQNLVGNAIRFTPAGGHILLKAERRGDQVCFRVADSGPGIDAQSLPHVFDRFWQAIHTRKAGAGLGLAIVKGLVEAHGGRVWVESQPGHGAAFFFTLPGVPAASASLPLGGAASP, via the coding sequence ATGGCCGTGCGACAGGGCCAGGAACGGACCTCGCCTGGGCGCCCCGCGTCCGAGGCGCCCTCGTCCATCCAGGCCCTCGACGCCCTGGAGCGCATCTCGGACGCGGTCTTCGCACTCGACCGCTCCTGGCGCTTCACCTACCTCAACTCGAGCAGCGAGTGGCTGCTTCGACGCCCGCGCGAGGAGCTCCTCGGGCGCATCGTGTGGGACGAGTTCCCCGAGGCGTGCGGCTCCATCTTCGAGCAGGAGTACCAGCGGGCGCTCAGGGACCAGGTCCATGTCGCGTTCGAGTCCTATTACAAGCCCCTCGATGCGTGGCTGGACGTGCGGGCGTACCCCTCCTCGGAAGGCCTCACCATCTGCTTCCGGGATGTCAGTCCCCGCAAGCGCGCGGAGCATGCACTGAATGAGTCGGAGAAGTTCCTGCGCTCCACGCTCGACTCGCTGTCCACGCACATCGCCATCCTGGATGGCCAGGGCACCATCCTCGCCGTCAACGCCGCCTGGAAGCGCTTCGCGCACGACAACGGCTGCGCGGAGGATGACGACCGCTGCGGCGTGGGCGCGAACTACCTGGAGGTGACGGAAGCCGCGCACGGCGAGAACGCCGAGGAAGCCGCCGCCGTGGCGCAAGGCATCCGCGACATCCTCGCCGGCCGCAGCGAGTCGTTCCTCCTGGACTACCCGTGCCATGAGCCCGGAGGAGGCAATCGACGCTGGTTCCTGCTGCGCGCCACGCGCTTCATCGGGTCGGGCCCGCTGCGCGTGGTGATGGCCCATGAGAACATCACTGCCCGCCACGAAGCCGACGAGGCGCACATCCGGCTGATTCGGGAAGAGGCCGCCCGTGAGGAGGCGGAGGCCGCGCGCGAGCGGATGAACGCGGTGCTGGAGCGCATCACCGACGGCTTCGCCGCGTTCGACCGGGACAGACGCTTCACCTATGTGAACCGGCACGCCGAAACCCACTTCGGCCTCAAGCGCGAGGTGCTGCTGGGCCGGCGGCTGGAGGAGGTCTTCTCCAGCAATCACGGCTCGGCCATGGCGGCCCTGGTGCGCCGGGCGACGGGGGCGCAGCTCCCCGTGGAGGAGGAGCAACCCTCGCTCGTGGACAACCGCTGGCTGCGCGTCGTGGCGTACCCGTCTCCGGAGGGACTCTCCGTCTACTTCCGCGACATCACCGAAAAGCGGCGCGTCGAATTGTGGGGCCGCTTCCTCTCCGACATGGGCGCCGCCAGCACGCGCTCCCTGGACTGCGCGGAGGTGGTCCGCACCGTGGCGACGCTCGCGGTGCCCACGCTCGCGGACGGCTGCGCCATCGCCACGCAGGGCGGCTGCCTGGATGAGGGAGCCTCCATCGAGGTCGCCGCCGTGACGCACGAACTGGCGGACGCGCTGCGAGCGGCGTGCGCCCCCGGCGCGCAGACCGCGCTGGGGCGGAGCGTGGCGCAGGCGCTGCGAACGGAGGCGGGGGTGCTCCTGGCGGCGCCCTCCACGAACAGCCCCGGTGTGGAGTCCGCGGTGGCCGTGCCGCTGACCCTCCAGGACCATTCCCTGGGGGTGCTGCTGCTGGTGTCCGCGCACCCGGGCCTGCGCTACGGCAACGAGAGCCTCCCCCTGGTGGAGGAGCTGGCGCGGCGGACCGCGCTGGCGCTGGAGAACGCGCGGCTGTACCGCACCGCGAAGCAGGCCGTCGCCGAGCGCGACGAGACGCTGGGCATCGTGTCCCATGACCTGCGCGCGCCGCTGAACACCATCACCCTCCTGTCCCGCTCCGCGGAGCGCAGCCTGCTGCGGACGCATGAGGAGGCCCATGCCGCGGAGGCCCTGCGCAAGGTGCGCCTCGTGGTGGGCAACATGGAGGGGCTCATCGACGACCTGCTGGAGGTGGCGCGCGTGGAGTCGGGGCGCGCGATGCTGGACGTGGAGCCGCTGGACGTGCCCCGGCTGCTCCACCAGGTGCAGGCCCTGAACGAGCTGCTGGCGGCGGACAAGGCGCTGCGGCTGGACGTGGAGACCGAGCCGGGCCTCCCCCCGGTGCGCGCGGACCGGGCGCGACTGGTGCGCGTCTTCCAGAACCTGGTGGGCAACGCCATCCGCTTCACCCCGGCCGGGGGCCACATCCTCCTGAAGGCCGAGCGCCGGGGGGACCAGGTGTGCTTCCGCGTGGCGGACTCGGGGCCGGGCATCGACGCGCAGTCGCTGCCCCATGTGTTCGACCGCTTCTGGCAGGCCATCCACACGCGCAAGGCGGGCGCCGGCCTGGGGCTCGCCATCGTCAAGGGGCTGGTGGAGGCCCACGGCGGCCGCGTCTGGGTGGAGAGCCAGCCAGGCCACGGCGCCGCGTTCTTCTTCACGCTGCCCGGCGTCCCGGCGGCCTCCGCGAGCCTCCCGCTCGGCGGCGCGGCCAGCCCGTGA
- a CDS encoding helicase HerA domain-containing protein — MSKDARLQAFLSDGPEIFNSVQQGQTLWKRDPFDVPSINAPARVAFERLVKRATAQTPPEDGRILLLKGDSGSGKTHLVRAFRNSVHESGRGYVGYLPMTVDVTHYDRYILSEVIDSLEKPYDHGHVEDTGLMLLSEAVLKRCTNIFAAHIPDEDVLDDEELHGNIRAVADDLHADRAFRNIDVNLLRALLCLQRREARFHHRIVQWLRCEEMSPEDRAIIGNLVPRNTEESPSRMLIQLGQLMGIFGKAMILCVDQVEDMLDFEQRPQMEPSFRRAMSTLVALAAQVPTAIVVVCCLSDFWVATRSHLNRAMLDRIERNPEPVDLEINVTAQTGRDIAARRLKSLYEQQGIAFNPSQPTYPIPAQGFEQLSGQRTRDILNACHRYREQAIQDGKLPAAFPLPEKKQQTPTTGVTVSPKPPPAPDLDQAWTDFKANFKPRVPEGDADITALLAWGIKASAEELGDPSRFKVKARDEGDSLDVTVQPGDAQFHVALCNNTPKGGSLGKQMTQAIKAAARSLPVLVRTTEFPGSLGTLVAEQTAVLQRKGGRRAVVGPSDLRELLALQAFRKQQVESTFLGWSRVARPVTRLQGITDLLALEKHAPAAVAPPAPVAVKPGAVRESVVSDGESEWEVTPASQILPVKPDRSPAPVGKLKNDEGPKGQMRLGVSEGVFSNTVYVQPDELTKHSAFLGGPGSGKTTLALNLVEQLLLQGIPALLVDRKGDLAAYARDEAWEEKLDDPLLVERRKLLRARVDVALYTPGRSDGRTLALPVVPGGLDTLSPEERDQVIQQAADAISTMMDYKNSPRDRAAKALLAQALLLLVQRPSGKDITLDLIQRFVASQDIALVQEARGLDDKIFNKLSQDLATLRMNAKSLISSQGEKLDMNELLGLGAAKVPGKTRLTIISTKFLGGLQSSLFWVSQLLVEANRWASLHPSPKLQAVLLFDEADIYLPAQSAPATKQPMENLLRRARSAGVGVMLATQSPGDLDYKCRDNVRAWFAGRVKEEVALKKLKPMFSEARVDPSVRLPPQKTGQFHVLREGQVEQLKADRNIIKTEQLSEEEILQLAHRSGEQGIRHAG, encoded by the coding sequence ATGTCCAAAGACGCCCGTCTGCAAGCGTTCCTGTCCGATGGCCCCGAGATCTTCAACAGCGTCCAGCAGGGCCAGACGCTCTGGAAGCGGGATCCGTTCGACGTGCCCTCCATCAATGCCCCCGCGCGGGTGGCGTTCGAGCGGCTCGTGAAGCGTGCGACCGCGCAGACGCCGCCGGAGGACGGGAGGATTCTCCTCTTGAAGGGGGACTCCGGTAGCGGCAAGACGCACCTGGTGCGTGCCTTCCGCAACAGCGTGCACGAGAGCGGCAGGGGCTACGTCGGCTATCTGCCCATGACCGTCGATGTGACGCACTACGACCGGTACATCCTGTCGGAAGTCATCGACTCGCTGGAGAAGCCGTACGACCACGGCCACGTCGAGGACACGGGGCTGATGCTGCTGTCCGAGGCCGTGCTCAAGCGCTGCACGAACATCTTCGCGGCCCACATCCCGGACGAGGACGTGCTGGACGACGAGGAGCTGCACGGCAACATCCGCGCGGTCGCGGACGACCTGCACGCGGACCGTGCGTTCCGGAACATCGACGTCAACCTGCTGCGCGCCCTGCTCTGCCTCCAGCGCCGCGAGGCCCGCTTCCACCACCGCATCGTCCAGTGGCTGCGCTGCGAGGAGATGTCACCGGAAGACCGGGCCATCATCGGCAACCTGGTGCCGCGCAACACCGAGGAGTCCCCCAGCCGGATGCTCATCCAGTTGGGTCAGCTGATGGGCATCTTCGGCAAGGCGATGATCCTCTGCGTCGACCAGGTGGAGGACATGCTCGACTTCGAGCAGAGGCCCCAGATGGAGCCCTCCTTCCGCCGCGCGATGAGCACGCTGGTGGCGCTGGCGGCCCAGGTACCCACGGCCATCGTGGTGGTCTGCTGCCTCTCCGACTTCTGGGTCGCGACGCGCTCGCACCTCAACCGCGCGATGCTCGACCGCATCGAGCGCAACCCCGAGCCCGTGGACCTGGAGATCAACGTCACCGCGCAGACGGGGCGAGACATCGCGGCTCGCCGGTTGAAGTCGCTGTACGAGCAGCAGGGCATCGCGTTCAACCCGTCCCAGCCCACCTACCCCATCCCGGCCCAGGGCTTCGAGCAGCTGAGCGGACAGCGGACGCGCGACATCCTGAACGCCTGCCACCGCTACCGGGAACAGGCCATCCAGGACGGCAAGCTGCCAGCGGCGTTCCCCCTGCCGGAGAAGAAGCAGCAGACGCCCACGACGGGAGTCACCGTCTCCCCCAAGCCGCCTCCGGCGCCGGACCTGGATCAGGCCTGGACGGACTTCAAGGCCAACTTCAAGCCCAGGGTGCCGGAAGGGGACGCGGACATCACCGCGTTGCTCGCCTGGGGCATCAAGGCGAGCGCGGAGGAGCTGGGCGACCCGAGCCGCTTCAAGGTGAAGGCTCGCGATGAGGGGGATTCGCTCGACGTCACGGTCCAGCCCGGTGACGCGCAGTTCCATGTCGCACTCTGCAACAACACGCCCAAGGGAGGCTCGCTGGGCAAGCAGATGACCCAGGCCATCAAGGCCGCGGCCAGGAGTCTGCCGGTGCTGGTGCGCACCACGGAGTTCCCCGGCAGCCTGGGCACGCTGGTGGCGGAGCAGACCGCCGTGCTCCAGCGCAAGGGCGGGCGGCGCGCGGTGGTGGGGCCCAGCGACCTGCGGGAGCTGCTCGCGTTGCAGGCCTTCCGCAAGCAGCAGGTGGAGTCCACGTTCCTCGGGTGGAGCCGCGTGGCCCGTCCGGTGACCAGACTCCAGGGCATCACGGACCTGCTGGCCCTGGAGAAGCACGCTCCTGCCGCCGTCGCGCCTCCCGCGCCCGTGGCAGTCAAGCCTGGCGCCGTGAGGGAGTCCGTCGTGTCCGACGGCGAGTCCGAGTGGGAGGTGACGCCGGCCAGCCAGATTCTGCCGGTCAAGCCGGACAGGTCCCCCGCCCCCGTCGGCAAGTTGAAGAACGACGAAGGGCCCAAGGGCCAGATGCGGCTGGGCGTCTCCGAAGGCGTGTTCTCCAACACCGTCTACGTGCAACCGGATGAACTGACGAAGCACAGCGCATTCCTCGGCGGTCCCGGTAGCGGCAAGACGACCCTGGCACTGAACCTGGTGGAGCAGCTGCTGCTCCAGGGCATTCCCGCGCTCCTCGTGGACCGCAAGGGCGACCTCGCCGCTTACGCGCGTGACGAAGCGTGGGAAGAGAAGCTGGATGACCCGCTGCTGGTGGAACGCCGGAAGCTGCTGCGTGCGCGTGTGGATGTAGCCCTCTACACGCCGGGCCGCTCCGATGGGCGGACCCTCGCGCTTCCGGTGGTGCCTGGAGGGCTGGACACGTTGTCGCCCGAGGAACGCGACCAGGTCATCCAGCAGGCAGCGGACGCCATCTCCACCATGATGGACTACAAGAACAGTCCTCGAGACAGGGCCGCGAAGGCGTTGCTTGCCCAGGCACTCCTGCTGCTGGTGCAGCGCCCCTCCGGGAAGGACATCACCCTGGATCTCATCCAGCGGTTCGTCGCGAGTCAGGACATCGCGCTCGTCCAGGAGGCTCGCGGGCTGGATGACAAGATCTTCAACAAGCTGTCCCAGGACCTGGCCACCCTCCGGATGAACGCCAAGTCCTTGATCTCCTCCCAGGGGGAGAAGCTCGACATGAATGAGTTGCTGGGACTGGGCGCCGCGAAGGTGCCGGGCAAGACGCGGCTCACCATCATCAGCACCAAGTTCCTGGGCGGACTGCAAAGCTCTCTGTTCTGGGTATCGCAGCTCCTGGTGGAGGCCAACCGCTGGGCCAGCCTGCATCCGTCTCCGAAGCTCCAGGCGGTGCTTCTCTTCGACGAGGCGGACATCTACCTGCCCGCCCAGAGCGCTCCTGCCACGAAGCAGCCCATGGAGAACCTGCTCCGGCGAGCGCGTTCGGCCGGCGTCGGCGTGATGCTCGCGACGCAGAGCCCGGGCGACCTGGACTACAAGTGCCGCGACAACGTGCGCGCCTGGTTCGCGGGCCGCGTGAAGGAAGAGGTGGCGCTCAAGAAGCTCAAGCCGATGTTCTCGGAGGCCCGCGTGGACCCTTCGGTGCGGCTGCCACCGCAGAAGACAGGCCAGTTCCACGTCCTGCGTGAAGGCCAGGTGGAACAGCTCAAGGCGGACCGGAACATCATCAAGACGGAGCAGCTATCGGAGGAAGAGATCCTCCAGCTGGCACACCGCTCCGGGGAGCAGGGCATCCGCCACGCGGGGTGA
- a CDS encoding endonuclease domain-containing protein, with product MAGEVALLDALDRQARRRAEGIATLSVLEGPEALGGTLWSQWAARHGLTVVEVSGEDPHEAALGWARALAATRDLGADAEALAAFSLTAANPRHTPVFRGKTAHERRVLLDALPPPAMLADATWALCRELVIGREAVEPGTLPDAVRTAFAKNLGAGLRALHALVPPGKAPVVRMAVGEAPSHRGLQVAGVLSNAVPALAVACVVSSKALGAFLAGGETRLKALVREGVLEVPVEPSEAASAVATLRKLERTGAPEQQRVSAAEVALAVLTGAGEAGADRARSKAEAYLRDRLEEHPATAGLFELNARLHPADKRSWEVDLLCRSLRIAVEIDGYHHFQDPERFRRDRRKDLDLQREGYWVYRLLATDVLSQLEHILHTLDTLIEARGREPGGREPRHGHRHS from the coding sequence TTGGCGGGTGAAGTCGCGCTGCTGGATGCGCTGGACCGTCAGGCCCGGCGCAGGGCGGAAGGCATCGCGACGCTGAGCGTGTTGGAGGGACCGGAGGCCCTGGGAGGGACCCTCTGGAGCCAGTGGGCCGCGCGGCACGGGCTGACGGTGGTGGAGGTGTCCGGGGAGGACCCGCACGAGGCGGCGCTGGGCTGGGCCCGGGCGCTGGCGGCGACCCGGGACCTGGGGGCGGACGCGGAGGCGCTGGCGGCGTTCAGCCTGACGGCGGCGAATCCCAGACACACGCCGGTGTTCCGGGGAAAGACAGCGCATGAACGGCGCGTGTTGCTGGATGCGCTGCCGCCGCCCGCGATGCTGGCGGATGCCACGTGGGCGCTGTGCCGGGAACTGGTGATTGGACGGGAGGCGGTGGAGCCGGGAACGCTCCCGGATGCCGTGCGCACGGCGTTCGCGAAGAACCTGGGCGCGGGGCTGCGCGCGTTGCACGCGCTGGTGCCGCCCGGGAAGGCCCCGGTGGTGCGAATGGCGGTGGGGGAGGCGCCATCGCACCGGGGGCTCCAGGTCGCGGGGGTGCTGAGCAACGCGGTGCCCGCGCTCGCGGTGGCGTGCGTGGTGTCCAGCAAGGCACTGGGAGCGTTCCTGGCGGGCGGGGAGACGCGGCTGAAGGCGCTGGTGCGCGAGGGCGTGCTGGAGGTGCCCGTGGAGCCCTCCGAGGCCGCGAGCGCGGTGGCGACGCTCCGGAAGCTGGAGCGCACGGGAGCGCCCGAGCAGCAGCGGGTGAGCGCCGCCGAGGTGGCGCTGGCGGTGCTGACGGGCGCGGGCGAGGCAGGCGCGGACCGGGCAAGGAGCAAGGCGGAGGCGTACCTGCGCGACCGGCTGGAGGAGCATCCGGCCACGGCGGGCCTCTTCGAGCTCAACGCCCGGCTGCACCCCGCGGACAAGCGCAGCTGGGAGGTGGACCTGCTGTGCCGGTCGCTGCGCATCGCGGTGGAGATCGACGGCTACCACCACTTCCAGGATCCGGAGCGGTTCCGCCGCGACCGGCGCAAGGACCTGGACCTGCAGCGCGAGGGCTACTGGGTGTACCGGCTGCTCGCGACGGACGTGCTGTCCCAGCTGGAACACATCCTCCACACCCTCGACACGCTGATTGAAGCCCGCGGGCGCGAGCCTGGCGGGCGGGAGCCACGACATGGACACCGACACTCCTGA